A genomic region of Micromonospora sp. NBRC 110009 contains the following coding sequences:
- a CDS encoding acetyl-CoA C-acetyltransferase, which yields MQSVRRVAVIGGNRIPFARSNSRYAHASNADMLGTALDGLVARFGLAGQRVGEVVAGAVLKHSRDFNLTREVVLGSRLDPHTPAYDIQQACGTGLEAAILVANKIALGQIEVGIAGGVDTTSDAPLAINEDLRRTLIQLNSARTLGERLKVAAKLRPLQPFKPEIPRNAEPRTGLSMGEHAAKTALRWNVDRPAQDELALRSHQRLAAAYEKGFFDDLMTPYLGLTRDQNLRPDTTLEKLGSLKPVFGTRGADAERATMTAGNSSPLTDGASTVLLASEEWAREHHLPVLAWFSWSETAAVDFVHGDEGLLMAPAYAVPRMLSRAGLTLQDFDFYEIHEAFASQVLATLAAWESPEFCKERLGLDAPLGAIDRDRLNVNGSSLAAGHPFAATGGRIVATLAKLLDQKGSGRGLISICAAGGQGVTAILER from the coding sequence GTGCAGAGTGTCCGGCGGGTCGCGGTCATCGGCGGCAATCGCATCCCCTTCGCCCGGTCCAACTCGCGCTATGCGCACGCGTCCAACGCCGACATGCTCGGCACGGCGCTGGACGGCCTGGTCGCCCGGTTCGGCCTCGCCGGGCAGCGGGTCGGCGAGGTGGTCGCCGGCGCGGTGCTCAAGCACTCCCGGGACTTCAACCTCACCCGCGAGGTGGTGCTCGGCTCCCGGCTCGACCCGCACACCCCCGCGTACGACATCCAGCAGGCCTGCGGCACCGGACTCGAGGCCGCGATCCTGGTCGCCAACAAGATCGCCCTCGGGCAGATCGAGGTCGGCATCGCCGGGGGCGTGGACACCACCTCCGATGCGCCGCTGGCGATCAACGAGGACCTGCGCCGCACCCTGATCCAGCTCAACTCCGCCCGCACCCTCGGGGAGCGGCTGAAGGTCGCCGCGAAGCTCCGCCCGCTCCAGCCGTTCAAGCCGGAGATCCCGCGCAACGCGGAGCCGCGCACCGGACTGTCCATGGGGGAGCACGCGGCGAAGACGGCGCTGCGTTGGAACGTCGACCGGCCCGCCCAGGACGAGTTGGCGCTCCGCTCGCACCAGCGGCTCGCCGCCGCGTACGAGAAGGGGTTCTTCGACGACCTGATGACCCCCTACCTGGGGCTGACCCGGGACCAGAACCTCCGCCCGGACACCACCCTGGAGAAGCTCGGCTCACTCAAGCCGGTCTTCGGCACCAGGGGCGCGGACGCCGAGCGGGCCACCATGACCGCCGGCAACTCCTCCCCGCTCACCGACGGAGCCTCGACCGTGCTGCTCGCCTCGGAGGAGTGGGCCCGGGAGCACCACCTGCCGGTGCTGGCCTGGTTCTCCTGGTCCGAGACCGCCGCGGTCGACTTCGTCCACGGCGACGAGGGGCTGCTGATGGCCCCCGCGTACGCGGTGCCCCGGATGCTGTCCCGCGCCGGCCTGACCCTGCAGGACTTCGACTTCTACGAGATCCACGAGGCGTTCGCCTCGCAGGTGCTGGCCACCCTGGCCGCCTGGGAGTCGCCGGAGTTCTGCAAGGAGCGGCTGGGCCTGGACGCGCCGCTCGGCGCGATCGACCGGGACAGGCTCAACGTCAACGGCTCCTCGCTGGCCGCCGGGCACCCGTTCGCGGCCACCGGCGGCCGGATCGTGGCCACCCTGGCCAAGCTGCTCGACCAGAAGGGGAGTGGCCGGGGCCTCATCTCCATCTGCGCGGCCGGCGGGCAGGGCGTGACCGCGATCCTCGAACGCTGA
- a CDS encoding 3-oxoacyl-ACP reductase produces MTDRYASFVQTGAGRALVKRLGLPDPPRLRRHTPGDPLVPGPVLLGSATGGRLAEPIGKILTAGGVELVDPAATTDGATRFAALVYDATGITDSTGLRQLYDFFHPHARALLASGRVVVLGTPPAECGSPREATAQRALEGLTRSIGKEFGRGVTAQLVYVTKDGDAGTPVSLEATLRFLLSGRSAYVSGQVIRVGAGTAVAPADWDRPLDGQVVLVTGAARGIGAALARVLARDGARVVALDVPAAGDALAEVANEIGGSAVQLDLTAPDAPARLADHLAGRHGRVDVVVHNAGITRDKTLGRMDADRWDQVIDVNLSSQERINDVLLERDLIPAGGRIVSVSSIAGIAGNRGQTNYATSKAGVIGLVDSLAPVLRERGVSLNAVAPGFIETRLTARIPLMIREAGRRMNSMAQGGLPVDVAETIGWLSWPATGAVTGNIVRVCGQSLLGA; encoded by the coding sequence ATGACCGACAGGTACGCGAGCTTCGTCCAAACGGGGGCCGGCCGCGCGCTGGTCAAGCGCCTCGGCCTGCCCGATCCGCCTCGACTGCGCCGCCACACGCCGGGCGACCCGCTCGTTCCCGGGCCGGTCCTGCTCGGCTCCGCGACTGGTGGCCGGCTCGCCGAGCCGATCGGCAAGATCCTGACCGCTGGTGGGGTGGAGCTGGTCGACCCGGCCGCCACCACCGACGGCGCCACGCGCTTCGCCGCCCTGGTGTACGACGCCACCGGCATCACCGACTCCACCGGGCTGCGCCAGCTCTACGACTTCTTCCACCCGCACGCCCGGGCGCTGCTCGCCAGCGGCCGGGTGGTGGTGCTGGGCACCCCGCCGGCCGAGTGCGGTTCGCCCCGCGAGGCGACCGCGCAGCGCGCCCTGGAGGGGCTCACCCGCAGCATCGGCAAGGAGTTCGGCCGGGGCGTCACCGCCCAGCTCGTCTACGTCACGAAGGACGGTGACGCCGGCACCCCGGTCAGCCTGGAGGCCACCCTGCGCTTCCTGCTGTCGGGCCGGTCCGCGTACGTCTCGGGTCAGGTGATCCGGGTCGGCGCCGGCACCGCCGTCGCGCCGGCCGACTGGGACCGCCCGCTGGACGGGCAGGTCGTGCTGGTCACCGGGGCGGCCCGGGGCATCGGCGCGGCGCTGGCCAGGGTGCTCGCCCGGGACGGCGCCCGGGTCGTCGCGCTGGACGTGCCGGCCGCCGGGGACGCGCTGGCCGAGGTCGCCAATGAGATCGGCGGCAGCGCGGTGCAGCTCGACCTGACCGCGCCGGACGCCCCGGCCCGGCTGGCCGACCACCTGGCCGGCCGGCACGGCCGGGTCGACGTGGTGGTGCACAACGCCGGCATCACCCGGGACAAGACCCTGGGCCGGATGGACGCGGACCGCTGGGACCAGGTCATCGACGTGAACCTGTCCAGCCAGGAGCGGATCAACGACGTGCTGCTGGAGCGCGACCTGATCCCGGCGGGCGGGCGGATCGTCTCGGTCTCCTCGATCGCCGGCATCGCCGGCAACCGGGGGCAGACCAACTACGCGACCAGCAAGGCCGGCGTGATCGGCCTGGTCGACTCGCTCGCCCCGGTGCTGCGCGAGCGGGGCGTCAGCCTCAACGCGGTCGCGCCCGGCTTCATCGAGACCCGGCTGACCGCCCGGATCCCGCTGATGATCCGGGAGGCCGGGCGGCGGATGAACAGCATGGCCCAGGGGGGCCTGCCGGTGGACGTGGCCGAGACGATCGGCTGGTTGTCCTGGCCGGCGACCGGTGCGGTCACCGGCAACATCGTCCGGGTCTGCGGCCAGAGCCTGCTGGGGGCGTGA
- a CDS encoding MaoC/PaaZ C-terminal domain-containing protein, with product MTAPDRSGPAGRVRIELPRMPAAGALYRRALLGALPGMGGRRGRDVPEVELAVSGVTVDPAHLADYDRVCGFRLADRLPATYVHVLGFPLALRLMTLAEFPIPLTGVVHVANRITVHRPVEAGETLDFRAYAENLRPHDRGRQLDVVLVGSVGGEEVWRGVSTYLGKERGAGGGPRRDPGDRPTPPASSAHWRVAPRVGTDYARVSGDHNPIHTSRLGARLFGFPRPIAHGMWSKARCLAALESRLPAAYTVDVSFKLPVPLPSTVAFSATATGETWDFALHDARHGRPHLVGTVR from the coding sequence CTGACCGCCCCGGACCGCAGCGGTCCGGCGGGACGGGTCCGAATCGAGCTGCCCCGGATGCCGGCGGCCGGCGCCCTCTACCGGCGGGCCCTGCTCGGCGCGCTGCCCGGTATGGGCGGCCGGCGCGGCCGGGACGTCCCGGAGGTGGAGCTGGCGGTGAGCGGGGTGACCGTGGACCCGGCGCACCTCGCCGACTACGACCGGGTCTGCGGGTTCCGGCTCGCCGACCGGCTGCCGGCCACGTACGTGCACGTGCTGGGCTTCCCGCTGGCGCTGCGGCTGATGACGCTCGCGGAGTTCCCCATCCCGCTGACCGGGGTGGTGCACGTGGCGAACCGGATCACCGTGCACCGGCCGGTCGAGGCCGGCGAGACCCTGGACTTCCGCGCGTACGCGGAGAACCTGCGCCCGCACGATCGGGGCCGGCAGCTCGACGTGGTGCTGGTCGGCTCGGTCGGCGGCGAGGAGGTCTGGCGGGGCGTCTCGACGTACCTCGGGAAGGAGCGCGGGGCCGGCGGCGGCCCGCGGCGCGACCCCGGGGACCGCCCGACCCCGCCGGCCTCGTCGGCGCACTGGCGGGTGGCCCCGCGGGTCGGGACCGACTACGCCCGGGTCTCCGGGGACCACAACCCGATCCACACCTCGCGGCTGGGAGCGCGGCTGTTCGGCTTTCCGCGCCCGATCGCGCACGGGATGTGGAGCAAGGCGCGGTGCCTGGCGGCGCTGGAGAGCCGGCTGCCGGCGGCGTACACGGTGGACGTGTCGTTCAAGCTGCCGGTGCCGTTGCCGTCGACGGTGGCCTTCAGCGCCACCGCCACCGGCGAGACCTGGGATTTCGCCCTGCACGACGCGCGGCACGGCCGGCCGCACCTGGTGGGCACCGTCCGCTGA
- a CDS encoding DedA family protein, with protein MGDVLDLLHQSVTSPWVYVVIIAVTAVDAFFPAVPGETVVITAGVFAAGGEPHLLGVIVAAALGALVGDHISYGIGRGGGAHRLARLPADSRRRAGSEWARRAVDRRGGIILTTARYIPGGRTAVTLTMGAVGYPLRCFLLYDAVACGSWAIYCGLLGYFGGLAFERDPVRALLVGVGLSLAVTGLVEVFRWTRRRARTRAAAGR; from the coding sequence ATGGGGGACGTGCTCGACCTGCTGCACCAGTCGGTGACCTCGCCGTGGGTGTACGTGGTGATCATCGCGGTCACGGCGGTCGACGCGTTCTTCCCCGCGGTGCCGGGCGAGACCGTGGTGATCACCGCCGGGGTCTTCGCGGCCGGCGGGGAGCCCCACCTGCTCGGGGTGATCGTGGCCGCCGCGCTCGGTGCGCTGGTCGGCGACCACATCTCGTACGGCATCGGGCGCGGCGGCGGCGCGCACCGGCTGGCCCGGCTGCCCGCCGACAGCCGGCGGCGGGCCGGTTCCGAGTGGGCCCGCCGGGCGGTCGACCGGCGCGGCGGGATCATCCTCACCACCGCCCGGTACATCCCGGGCGGCCGGACCGCGGTCACCCTGACCATGGGCGCGGTCGGCTATCCGCTGCGCTGCTTCCTGCTGTACGACGCGGTGGCCTGCGGTAGCTGGGCGATCTACTGCGGGCTGCTCGGCTACTTCGGCGGGCTCGCCTTCGAGCGCGACCCGGTCCGGGCCCTGCTCGTCGGTGTCGGCCTGTCCCTGGCGGTCACCGGGCTGGTCGAGGTGTTCCGCTGGACCCGGCGCCGGGCCCGCACCCGCGCCGCCGCCGGCCGCTGA
- a CDS encoding TetR/AcrR family transcriptional regulator, producing MSSTPTFKRLPRAVREQQMLDAAVKVFSRRGFHAASMDEIADDAGISKPMVYAYLGTKEELFVACLHREGTRMMEAIAGAAAPDLPADDRLWRGLRAFFGFVGAHRDGWAVLYRQARGSQPFAAELATMRGRLVEVVAGMLDHALRAKGREVGATDLEVVAYALVGATESLADWLADHPEADPEKTATRMMNVAWLGADQLLRGVTWRPPAD from the coding sequence GTGTCCAGCACACCCACCTTCAAGCGCCTGCCCCGGGCCGTCCGCGAGCAGCAGATGCTCGACGCGGCGGTCAAGGTCTTCTCCCGCCGGGGCTTCCACGCGGCCAGCATGGACGAGATCGCCGACGACGCCGGCATCTCCAAGCCGATGGTCTACGCGTACCTGGGGACGAAGGAGGAGCTCTTCGTCGCCTGCCTGCACCGGGAGGGCACCCGGATGATGGAGGCCATCGCCGGGGCGGCCGCCCCGGACCTGCCCGCCGACGATCGGCTCTGGCGCGGGCTGCGCGCCTTCTTCGGCTTCGTCGGGGCGCACCGGGACGGCTGGGCGGTGCTCTACCGGCAGGCGCGCGGCTCCCAGCCGTTCGCCGCCGAGCTGGCCACCATGCGCGGCCGGCTGGTCGAGGTGGTCGCCGGAATGCTGGACCACGCCCTGCGGGCCAAGGGGCGCGAGGTCGGCGCCACCGACCTGGAGGTGGTCGCGTACGCCCTGGTCGGCGCCACCGAGTCACTGGCCGACTGGCTCGCCGACCACCCCGAGGCCGACCCGGAGAAGACCGCCACCCGGATGATGAACGTGGCCTGGCTCGGCGCCGACCAGCTCCTGCGCGGCGTCACCTGGCGTCCGCCGGCCGACTGA
- a CDS encoding SCP2 sterol-binding domain-containing protein, producing the protein MTDFDPASFANVGPKEFAQLVKSTPDDKIAEIMSGDLRGKVLSEVFNRMPTLFRADRAGSTNAVIHWNITGRPDGGTDTYEIVIENGTCTVSETPTRDPKLSLTMGPVEFLKIVSGGANPVMMFMTGKLKAKGDLGLAANIANLFDIPKA; encoded by the coding sequence ATGACTGACTTCGACCCGGCCAGCTTCGCGAACGTCGGCCCCAAGGAGTTCGCGCAGCTGGTCAAGTCCACCCCCGACGACAAGATCGCCGAGATCATGTCCGGTGACCTGCGCGGCAAGGTTCTGAGCGAGGTCTTCAACCGGATGCCGACGCTGTTCCGCGCCGACCGCGCCGGCTCCACCAACGCGGTCATCCACTGGAACATCACCGGTCGCCCGGACGGTGGCACCGACACCTACGAGATCGTCATCGAGAACGGCACCTGCACCGTCTCGGAGACCCCGACCCGCGACCCGAAGCTCAGCCTCACCATGGGCCCGGTCGAGTTCCTGAAGATCGTCTCCGGTGGCGCCAACCCCGTCATGATGTTCATGACCGGCAAGCTGAAGGCCAAGGGCGACCTGGGCCTGGCGGCCAACATCGCCAACCTGTTCGACATCCCCAAGGCCTGA
- a CDS encoding acyl-CoA dehydrogenase family protein, translating to MVEFSLDLNEEQRDLRDWVHGFAAEVVRPAAAEWDAREETPWPIIQEAAKVGLYGFEFLATCWADPTGLSLPIASEELFWGDAGIGLGIFGTSLAVAAIYGAGTPDQLVEWVPQCFGDVDQPAVAAFCTTEPEAGSDVGSMRTRAAYDEATDEWVLNGQKAYATNGGIAGVHVVTASVDPELGSRGQAAFVVPPGTPGLNATRKLRKLGLRASHTADVFLDDVRVPGRCLLGGREALDERLARARSGQRASGQAAMRTFELSRPTVGAQALGVARAAYEYALDYAKDRVQFGRPIIENQAVAFALADMKMEIDAARLLVWRASWMGRNNRPFTAGEGSMSKLKAGEVAVSVTEKAVQLLGGAGFLRDHPVERWYRDAKIYTIFEGTSEIQRLVISRAISGMQIR from the coding sequence ATGGTGGAGTTCTCGCTCGACCTGAACGAGGAACAGCGGGACCTTCGCGACTGGGTGCACGGCTTCGCCGCCGAGGTCGTGCGCCCGGCCGCGGCCGAGTGGGACGCACGGGAGGAGACTCCCTGGCCGATCATCCAGGAGGCCGCGAAGGTCGGCCTGTACGGGTTCGAATTCCTCGCCACCTGCTGGGCCGACCCCACCGGCCTCTCGCTCCCGATCGCCAGCGAAGAGCTCTTCTGGGGCGACGCCGGCATCGGGCTGGGCATCTTCGGCACCTCGCTCGCGGTCGCCGCCATCTACGGCGCCGGCACCCCGGACCAGCTCGTCGAGTGGGTGCCGCAGTGCTTCGGTGACGTCGACCAGCCCGCGGTCGCCGCGTTCTGCACCACCGAGCCGGAGGCCGGCTCCGACGTCGGGTCGATGCGTACCCGCGCCGCCTACGACGAGGCCACCGACGAGTGGGTGCTGAACGGGCAGAAGGCGTACGCCACCAACGGCGGGATCGCCGGGGTGCACGTGGTCACCGCCTCGGTCGACCCCGAGCTGGGCTCCCGGGGCCAGGCGGCGTTCGTCGTACCGCCGGGCACGCCGGGGCTCAACGCCACCCGCAAGCTGCGCAAGCTCGGGCTGCGCGCGTCGCACACCGCCGACGTCTTCCTCGACGACGTACGGGTGCCGGGACGCTGCCTGCTCGGCGGCCGGGAGGCCCTGGACGAGCGGTTGGCCCGGGCCCGGTCCGGGCAGCGCGCCTCCGGCCAGGCCGCGATGCGCACCTTCGAACTGTCCCGCCCGACCGTCGGCGCCCAGGCGCTCGGCGTGGCCCGCGCCGCGTACGAGTACGCCCTGGACTACGCGAAGGACCGGGTCCAGTTCGGACGGCCGATCATCGAGAACCAGGCGGTCGCGTTCGCGCTCGCCGACATGAAGATGGAGATCGACGCGGCCCGGCTGCTGGTCTGGCGGGCCTCCTGGATGGGCCGCAACAACCGGCCGTTCACGGCGGGCGAGGGCTCGATGTCCAAGCTCAAGGCCGGCGAGGTCGCCGTCTCGGTGACCGAGAAGGCGGTCCAGCTCCTCGGCGGCGCCGGCTTCCTGCGCGACCACCCGGTGGAGCGGTGGTACCGCGACGCCAAGATCTACACCATCTTCGAAGGTACCTCCGAGATCCAGCGGCTGGTCATCTCCCGGGCCATCTCCGGGATGCAGATCCGCTGA
- a CDS encoding AMP-binding protein produces the protein MDLPFIVATLTRRGLLTPGRPIRVASQLNALRRWGWSLAGELRQAAARDPGRVAVVDEHGATLTYQELLDRSERLARSMRAGLGVQAGDRIGVLCRNHHGLIEAVVAAMLLGADAVLVNTGLSAAQLATVAEEQALRVLVHDAEFAERILGLPADLHRVDERGHEELIAGALPGDQLQPPERDGRTIVLTSGTTGAPKGARRPTPHGFGPLVSIIDRIPLHVRDTVMIAAPIFHTWGYAALQVSFALRATIVLHRRFDPAATLAALTAQHCDALFAVPVMLQRLMEVPAPDPRPPLKVVAVSGSALPGGLATAFMDRYGDCIYNLYGSTEVSWASIAGPADLRQAPNTAGRPPHGTRLEILDDAGEPVRDGVVGRIFVGNEMLFEGYTSGATRESHDGLLNTGDLGRVSADGLLFVDGRADDMIVSGGENVFPSEVEDLIARLPQVREVAVIGVPDAEYGQRLAAFLALQAGEQLDPEAVREYVRHYLARFSVPRDVIFVKYLPRNATGKVLARELRRYYG, from the coding sequence TTGGACCTGCCGTTCATCGTCGCCACGCTGACCCGACGCGGACTGCTCACCCCGGGCCGCCCGATCCGGGTCGCCTCCCAGCTGAACGCGCTGCGCAGGTGGGGCTGGAGTCTCGCCGGCGAGCTGCGCCAGGCGGCCGCGCGCGACCCCGGCCGGGTCGCCGTCGTCGACGAGCACGGTGCCACGCTGACGTACCAGGAACTGCTGGACCGCTCCGAGCGGCTGGCCCGGTCGATGCGGGCCGGGCTCGGCGTGCAGGCCGGCGACCGGATCGGCGTGCTCTGCCGCAACCACCACGGGCTGATCGAGGCGGTCGTCGCGGCGATGCTGCTCGGCGCGGACGCCGTACTGGTCAACACCGGGCTCTCCGCGGCGCAGCTCGCCACCGTGGCCGAGGAACAGGCGCTGCGGGTGCTGGTGCACGACGCCGAGTTCGCCGAGCGGATCCTCGGCCTCCCCGCCGACCTGCACCGGGTCGACGAGCGCGGGCACGAGGAGCTGATCGCCGGCGCCCTCCCCGGGGACCAGCTCCAGCCGCCCGAGCGGGACGGCCGGACCATCGTCCTCACCTCCGGCACCACCGGCGCGCCGAAGGGGGCCCGGCGCCCCACCCCGCACGGCTTCGGCCCGCTGGTCTCGATCATCGACCGCATCCCGCTGCACGTCCGGGACACCGTGATGATCGCCGCGCCGATCTTCCACACCTGGGGGTACGCCGCCCTCCAGGTGTCGTTCGCGCTGCGCGCCACCATCGTGCTGCACCGCCGGTTCGACCCGGCCGCCACGCTCGCCGCCCTGACGGCGCAGCACTGCGACGCGCTCTTCGCCGTACCGGTGATGCTGCAACGGCTGATGGAGGTGCCGGCGCCGGACCCACGGCCGCCACTGAAGGTGGTCGCGGTCAGCGGCTCCGCCCTGCCCGGCGGGCTGGCCACCGCCTTCATGGACCGCTACGGCGACTGCATCTACAACCTCTACGGCTCGACCGAGGTCTCCTGGGCGTCCATCGCCGGCCCGGCCGACCTGCGCCAGGCGCCCAACACGGCCGGCCGCCCGCCGCACGGCACCCGGCTGGAGATCCTCGACGACGCCGGCGAGCCGGTCCGGGACGGCGTGGTCGGGCGGATCTTCGTGGGCAACGAGATGCTCTTCGAGGGGTACACCTCGGGGGCCACCCGGGAGAGCCACGACGGCCTGCTGAACACCGGCGACCTGGGTCGGGTCAGCGCCGACGGCCTGCTCTTCGTCGACGGGCGGGCCGACGACATGATCGTCTCGGGCGGCGAGAACGTCTTCCCTTCCGAGGTGGAGGACCTGATCGCCCGGTTGCCGCAGGTGCGCGAGGTCGCGGTGATCGGCGTACCGGACGCGGAGTACGGCCAGCGGCTGGCCGCGTTCCTGGCCCTGCAGGCGGGCGAGCAGCTCGACCCGGAGGCGGTCCGCGAGTACGTGCGGCACTACCTGGCGCGGTTCTCGGTGCCCCGGGACGTGATCTTCGTGAAGTACCTGCCGCGGAACGCCACCGGCAAGGTGCTCGCTCGGGAGCTGCGCCGCTACTACGGGTGA
- a CDS encoding N,N-dimethylformamidase beta subunit family domain-containing protein: MVRLRRRWALGLLLGGASAAALGITEPVLGHHRTGTLVRRPGPPVPLENRAAGEPWWPDGGAPAADDQQRQIQGYASATSVAPGESIDFHVAVNPAGPFRISIHRLGWYAGAGARTVLTSREFQGTPQAVPPADPRTGAIACRWPVSWTLRVPDHWTSGLYQAVFHSTDGWRACTPFVVRDDRRAAALCVVLPVTTWQAYNQWPADRRNGKSLYNGYRATGQRDPLLRAREVCFDRPYPNDGTPSQFSKDEDAIRWLERSGYDLSYATSLDLHSGRLDPKRYRGIVFCGHDEYWSREMRQAAEAAVAAGTSLAFFGANSIYWHARIRPGDDGRPERVVACAKALADPDADAAGPTTTWRALGNPEQALLGVQYNGVVLTPQPLVVRSADHWVWAGTGVKNGDRIPGLIGGEADGFRRGGHHPTGVDAAILSKSPYPAAEGGRRVQNAHVYETTNGTVVFATGTLNWTMALNRQGVQDERIKRATANVLDRMVNRSAGATGRGRPAPPARP, encoded by the coding sequence ATGGTTCGACTCCGCCGGCGCTGGGCACTGGGTCTCCTTCTCGGTGGTGCCTCGGCGGCCGCCCTCGGCATCACCGAACCCGTCCTCGGCCACCACCGCACCGGCACCCTGGTCCGCCGGCCCGGCCCGCCCGTGCCACTCGAGAACCGCGCCGCCGGGGAGCCCTGGTGGCCGGACGGCGGCGCCCCGGCCGCCGACGACCAGCAGCGGCAGATCCAGGGGTACGCCTCGGCGACCAGCGTCGCCCCCGGCGAGTCCATCGACTTCCACGTCGCGGTCAACCCCGCCGGCCCGTTCCGGATCTCGATCCACCGCCTCGGCTGGTACGCCGGTGCCGGCGCCCGCACCGTGCTGACCAGCCGGGAGTTCCAGGGCACCCCGCAAGCCGTGCCGCCCGCCGACCCGCGGACCGGGGCCATCGCCTGCCGGTGGCCGGTTTCCTGGACCCTCCGGGTGCCCGACCACTGGACGTCCGGCCTCTACCAGGCCGTCTTTCACTCAACCGACGGCTGGCGGGCCTGCACCCCCTTCGTGGTCCGCGACGACCGGCGCGCCGCCGCGCTCTGCGTGGTGCTCCCGGTGACCACCTGGCAGGCGTACAACCAGTGGCCGGCGGACCGGCGCAACGGCAAGAGCCTCTACAACGGCTACCGCGCCACCGGGCAGCGGGATCCCCTGCTCCGGGCCCGGGAGGTCTGCTTCGACCGGCCGTACCCCAACGACGGCACCCCCAGCCAGTTCAGCAAGGACGAGGACGCGATCCGGTGGCTGGAACGCAGCGGGTACGACCTCAGCTACGCGACCAGCCTCGACCTGCACTCCGGCCGGCTCGACCCGAAGCGGTACCGGGGGATCGTGTTCTGCGGGCACGACGAGTACTGGTCCCGGGAGATGCGCCAGGCGGCCGAGGCGGCGGTGGCCGCCGGCACCAGCCTCGCGTTCTTCGGCGCCAACAGCATCTACTGGCACGCCCGGATCCGCCCCGGTGACGACGGCCGGCCGGAGCGGGTGGTCGCCTGCGCCAAGGCCCTCGCCGACCCGGACGCGGACGCCGCCGGCCCGACCACCACCTGGCGCGCCCTCGGCAACCCCGAGCAGGCGCTGCTCGGGGTGCAGTACAACGGCGTGGTGCTGACCCCGCAGCCGCTGGTGGTGCGATCGGCGGACCACTGGGTCTGGGCCGGCACCGGGGTGAAGAACGGCGACCGGATCCCCGGGCTGATCGGCGGCGAGGCGGACGGGTTCCGCCGCGGCGGCCATCACCCGACCGGGGTGGACGCGGCGATCCTCAGCAAGTCGCCGTACCCGGCGGCCGAGGGCGGGCGCCGGGTGCAGAACGCCCACGTGTACGAGACGACGAACGGCACCGTCGTCTTCGCCACCGGCACCCTCAACTGGACCATGGCGCTGAACCGGCAGGGCGTCCAGGACGAGCGGATCAAGCGGGCCACCGCCAACGTCCTCGACCGGATGGTCAACCGGTCGGCCGGCGCCACAGGCCGGGGACGACCGGCCCCACCCGCGCGCCCATAG